The nucleotide window acaaaccacatttttttaattgaaaaaatatttcaacaatatAGCATGAATatctcaaaaatataatttttaacaaaaatggctCAGAACAAAGCAGCATAAACAAGATCTCAAATCAGATAAGagaataaataatataatatttaaataatataagtatgtgtatatattaaaaaactgtaaaatttagCCAAtagtttctcataaaaataaatgtacaaattaattaatacctattttaaaaccaaaacacaattattaacatacactgtaaaaagtgaaatgttggatcaattaacaaaaatctgtaatttgttaaaaatattagttttaatccATTTTCTAAGCTgagtaaaactcaaaaattttaatttaaaggtgACGAATAATCTTAAATgtaacagaacttttgttaattgatccaacgcttcatttttttacagtgtatccTCCATGACAGCCATCAGAGTCACTGATTGGTCGAATTCaactgttttaactttaaatgcattttcaatTGCAGAACGTTTTGTACGTTGAGCCCAaagactgacttaaaaacttgagcACCGACACTGGAAATGTAAATTTACACGCGTTTACACAGACTTCTAATAGGAGGCGGTTGTTTGAATGTGATCTTTTGATTGTAAAAGTAGCATAAAGCAGAAACCTAAGCTATTAGATCATCAATTATCTTCTATAACTGCACGATTCTGGTTTGAATCCAGTATTAGGCCGATTCCACGTATAGGAAAAGGAATGTTAGAGCAAAAAAATGGAATTCTGGATTTGCAATGTATTTAAAGAAAGACACATAACctgtatttaatattatttatagttttccCAAGAATACTAACACACGGGTGTCAGAGATGATTTCAATCCCTTTCTGTAATACATAGATATAAAtactggagctgctgctgcataaGAACGACAGACTTCAATGCTTTCCTGGACCAGAAAGGCTGCACCACGGGGAAACACCGCTGGGTTCCAAAGCAGGTATGTGCATGAAGGCAGACCCCACCAGTGACAGACAGACGGGAGATCCTGAGCAGCTGCCTTAGAGACTCTAGAGGGGAACAAATCAAAAGGGCAGACAGGATGTCTTAGAAATGACCTACTTATTGTGGTTGTCTGGTGGGCATGGGTTTATGTTCTCTTAACTCACAGGGAATTCACACATAATTGTCCTGTTAATCATGtgaataaatctttttaaagtcacactttgatcctcttttgatctattttcaaagcgttccccatgatttttagctaaaatcaaaagtcctgtgttgttttctaggacatagtttctgcagagtgggaggagctcattaaaaattcatctctgagttgtgggcgggaccgccctccccattgctgggagcttgtggctcgccTGGTgtatttttatgtcacaaaatgctggtttttcaaaagaattttttttttttttNNNNNNctgattcacaacaatttggagaaaaaaataatctttaattttaatatgtcctccattatcatgttaaaaaccctatttttaaatgttacacaGTCTTAAACTCTGCATGCCATTTCTCAATCTTCGTATGTGATTCCAGGACAAGAAGAAAGTGGCGTGTCGACATGACTGGCATCAAACCGGGAATACTGTCGTCATCACAATTTATGCCAAAAATGCACTTCCTGAATTCTGTACGATAGAGGCCAACCGGACAGTGGTGAGTAATGAAACCCAAGTCTAAGATGTTCCCCTTAAATGGTTTAAATATCTGCTTTTTACCATATTTTATAGAACTGTCTGCCTACAGaactaatttaaagtaaaaatttggCACCAGTGGAGTTTTCTGTTTTACgaatatttcatttgaaaaagaaaaagcaggaaaaatggCGTCCTCACTGAtttaaatcagcaaaaacagaactttaagaaagtaaaaagacccttttttgtagaattttttttttgtcatgaaagTTTTTCCGTTacataatatttttagtttaagaaaacaagtcttagtgactagaattattgttttaaaataggaattcatggccaattttttaaaacttttttattttaatttaatttatttttattatttctaaggTATCTGTTTTTACAGTGGTTAAAATGTCAATATTCACAcaaatcttcttttttatcaGAGGAAACTAAAGATAATTTCTTTCTGTTGACGTCCTCAATGATCAAAGTCTTTTAAAAGGGAGATTTATCTCAACTCTTTTGGCTCAAATTGACCCACtttgaaattcaaaaatataaaacaaaaatgtgccaAACTTAGAAGCATTTTTTCGTTTTGAAACTTTTCCTGCTTAGCTTATTTAGTGTAATCAATAAACAAATTGTTTAATTGTTCTATATTACTCTGTTAGTCTGTCTGTAATTCAATTAGAAACAAACATCAATGGATCAATAAAgttatattctattctattctattttattttattttgttttattctattctgttaTGTTCTATTCTGTCaactttattctattttatgttatttcattctgttcttttttatttaattttgttctattttattatattctaTTCCACAGAAACTTAcataataaaacagttaaaagttCCCATACTTCATGATTTTGCCTGAGAACTGGTATATTAAGTGCTGTAAGTCCGTCTCAACAACCTTTTGTCCTTTTCTCCGTAGCTCTCATGTCAAATCCAGTTTGAGAGTGATAAGATTTTCAAGAGGAACTTCCACCTCTGGGGGGTGAGTATTACAATATTCACCAAAGATCCTACAACAGATCTGGTTTAATGCTATTTACATGCAGGTCATGTGATCTGCCTGGTGTTTTAGCTACAAACCACAGGAACATGAAACATGAGGAGGAATCTGGGTCAGGTGACGCCACTTTTATCTAATCCAGCgttttttaacaatttacaCATAATCAAATACTTTAGCGGCTCAGTTGACTGCATGCAGGATCTGGAACATGGAGAACCAGGGTTTGTTTCCCATGCTTACTCTTAGTGTGGActcttaggcaagacccttcatgtCTACCATGTAGGGGGCTCTCCCTGCGCCGGTCTCCAGCCCAGATGAAATACATTGTTGCGTTGGAAAATGGatctggtgtaaaaaaaaaacatctaccaAAACCAAATGTGCAGATCAGAGAAAACTGATTCTCTGTTGTGACCCCTAAAGAGATACACAGGGAGGGCCATGAGTTTCcatagtaaaaataaatcttctattttaaagtatttggcGAGCCAAATACTATTTGGCGAGCGCCAAATACTATCTGGCGAGCGCCAAATACTATCTGGCAAGCGCCAAATACTATCTGGCGAGCACCAAATACTATCTGGCGAGCGCCAAATACTATCTGGCGAGCACCTAAAACTATCTGGCGAGCACCAAATGCTATCAGGCGAGCACCTAAAACTATCTGGCGAGCACCAAACACTATCTGCTGAGCACCAAATACTATCAGCTGAGCACCAAGTACTATCTGCTGAGCACCAAATACTATCTTGTGAGCACTAAATACTTTCTGATGAGCACCAAATACtttctggtgagcaccagatactatctggtgagcactaaATACTATCTGGTGATAACCAAATACTATCTGGTGATCACcaaatactatctggtgagcacctaAAACTATCTGGTAAGCACCAAATACTTCAGGTGTGCACcaaatactatctggtgagcaccaaatACTATCTGCTGAGCACCAAATACTTTCTGGTGAGCACcaaatactatctggtgagcaccaaaaACTATCAGGTGCACACCAAATACTATCCTGTGAGCACcaaatactatctggtgtgcaccagatactatcttgTGTACACCAGATACTGCCTGGTGCTTAATCTGTAAAGTACcatttacaatcattttttttgctaaaaacttttttttttacttcaatttttttcactttagtgTCCCTTTGAGGCTCTGTACTTTCTTACGGGGGAAAATCATTCATCTTCAGGATATATAAAacgtttttgtaaaatgttgttcAACAGGCTTTTACTTTGGGAATTCACTGATGTCTTCTTTAccataaagacataaaaataaagtagtgactctgttactttttaacacagGGCACAAGATATTCCCGcactattttatatttttagggaGTAGTCAGGAATTTGGACATATGTGTGTTCATGAAGACTCTTAAACTTCTTGCTGAACTCTTTGATTTTAGGTTATTGATGTCAAAAAGAGCGCCGTCAACTTGGTCCCTTCCAAAGTAGAAATAACCCTTCGCAAAGCCGACCAGGTGTCCTGGGGCAAACTGGAGGACCCCAACCACAAGGCCGAGCCAGAGCCCGTGGAGGAGGCGGTAACGGAAATGCCAGAGCCGTACAATCCGGACTGGGACATTGCAGACGATGACATCAGCGACTCGGATGAAGAGTGGGCTTACGACACCCAGGAGAACAGAAAGGCGAAGAGCAAAGAGGATCAGGAGGAGACGAAGACGGAGGAGACCGAGCAGAATCTGAAGAGgaagcaggtggaggaggagatgaagaaCGCAATGAGGGAAAAGCTGAGAgcggaggaggagaagaagaggcTAGAAGAGCAGAGAAAGCAAGAGGAAGAAGGATATGAAGACATGCCTGATCTTGAGGACCATGATGCTGATGTAGAGTGAAAACAACAACTCCCTGCTTGAgattttgtagaaaataaagCTAAACATTTGCCTCTAAAGTTTTctcattcttaaaaaaaaatctaatttattgaTATTCTGGAAGTGATTTCTTACATACCcacaatttgtttgtttttatgaccaCAATCCTCTGAGTGAGGTTGAAGTGTAATTTATCACAAGTACAGACTAAACTAAGACATACAGTCTAATCAGTGGTTTAGTGTCCCTTGAGTTTTTCTGCGATTGATTATTCATTGAAAGGCCTAATGACTAATTAGAGAATCCACTGGCTCTGCGGTTCACAGTTTTGGTCCTTAAGAATCACACTTCCATACATGTGAGCTTTTCATCATTACAAGGTCACTGCCTACTCTGCCTTTGTTCCTCCCTGAAGCTTCCTAGtgctggaaaagaaaacaaatacttgATTTAAGCATTACAGATGcaactattttagcattttcacacACATCTGTATCtctggctttttttaaaaattaagttagTAAAGCTTGTAGCCAGtgtgttcaaaataaatcaactaaaactaaatttaagttggaaaaaaatagattagtGGTTTTGAAATGtggaaatttaaataaaaaataagcataaagATCCCTGAATTGGATCACAACTCATCCAACAGCAAAAAGCAGGGCAGGAAGAAATAATATTCTAACaagcttcatttaaaaaaaaaaaaaaaaaaaacttttaggcaaaaaatgccttttttaaatagttttttttcatctttactaaaaactagggctgggaatcgattttaaaaattaactattaatcacaaacctcaaaaaaatgaattttgagtAATCGCAAAAAAATTTTCTCATGTAGTCTGACAGTACTTCTAGTTTTATGGCTTATTCTACTGCTTTTAAATATGTGtatatgattttgtttttagatattGCCAAGCACTTTGTTACGCAATGTTGTATGGGAAgtgctacaaaaaaaatctgattttatccttttaattttatttcagtgCCCGaattgtcaaataaaatcaacatttagcCTGATACTTCTCAGAGAAGAGGTACGTTAGATTATTCCTTACACTGATGaccttgttttctttcttttctctacAACTGCATAATTCAAAGAAACAACCAACACAAGATCCACACTTCAATAGTTTGTTTAATCTCCAGAAGGTTGCACTGACTTTGTCTTTGTTATACACTGCACATtagaacaccaaaaaaaaacacctcgcAATATACAAGGTCGTGCAACATCTAGTCTGGCTCCCAGTCTTGATATGCTGTTCTGATGAGAGATGGGGGTGTGGTGCATTCACAATGTTGTTTATTGAGTTACTGCTGCACAAAAATGGCTAAATGTTTGGGATCGGCAGAGTTCAGCAGACGTCTTCCTTATCTGCTCCAGGTAAGTCTTTGGAAGAGATCAgtccaaaataaaatctttgcaCTTTAGCCCCCCttaataaaagaaggaaaaatatatatagcaataaaaaaatacaacacattcaaaggaaaaaaaatattgattataaCATCTTTCAAAACAGGTAAGTACGTATTCCAAAATGGCTTTTATGTATGCGAGTTCCTGGGCAACTGTGCGGTCATTTTCTGGTTAAATCAAAAAGCAATGCATAAAAGATTCACTTCAAAAATGACTTTACACAGACTGAACGTCACTCTTGTTTTAACAACTCATTCAAAGTCAATAAATAACACTCAGAAATTTCAATATGTTGCCTCAAAAGCACAGCTTACCTATACGGTTTAGGAGTACCTTTTCTGCTGCCAGGACATCTTATTACACTGAAGTGATAGTAAAGGAGCCATCACATGTACATGGGAGCAATTTTGAACAACACTTGCTTCCGTACCCCTTAATATTTAGCATTCTTTTATGTTTGCATACATTAAATATTACCAATACTTTTATCTCTATAcatttgtcataaataaaatcatttcattgttaaaaaaaatcatttataaacACTCAAAATCTAAAACGTACGCACGCACTCACGGAAACAACTCCCCCCGCCCCTTTAAGTTTGCTTCTTTGTAAAGTGCAAGGCAAGATACAAGTACAGTAAACTTTGAAATGTATGCACACGACAGCTTTTGCTTGTAAAGCGCATCAGAAGTTCGCAAACTCCCAGGGATGCCTCGATTTGAAATCCAAACTACAGACTTGGCACAAAACCACTAAAGCCTCAAAGGTGTAGAGCGTATAGCTGGCACACTATGGATACAGAAGCACAATCCTACCACAGCTGAACATCTACANNNNNNNNNNNNNNNNNNNNNNNNNNNNNNNNNNNNNNNNNNNNNNNNNNNNNNNNNNNNNNNNNNNNNNNNNNNNNNNNNNNNNNNNNNNNNNNNNNNNNNNNNNNNNNNNNNNNNNNNNNNNNNNNNNNNNNNNNNNNNNNNNNNNNNNNNNNNNNNNNNNNNNNNNNNNNNNNNNNNNNNNNNNNNNNNNNNNNNNNNNNNNNNNNNNNNNNNNNNNNNNNNNNNNNNNNNNNNNNNNNNNNNNNNNNNNNNNNNNNNNNNNNNNNNNNNNNNNNNNNNNNNNNNNNNNNNNNNNNNNNNNNNNNNNNNNNNNNNNNNNNNNNNNNNNNNNNNNNNNNNNNtatatatatatatatatatatatatatatatatatatatatactgtatgtgtatagaaatatatacatatactgtatatatgttgGCAGTTTTCGCTCAACTTCGCTGTATTTCTTGCCAATCACATTTTTGAAGGCTTACTGGGGGTTCGCACCAGACGAGGAAGCGCTTGAAGGCTGTTTTTGGGTGGAATGCGGTATCCGCTTCAcctgcagttcacaccagacgcataTTTTCCCGCAACGGTCGACAAGCGCTTCTGCTCTGCTGTGGTTATttaggttaacaagggcaccAAATGGAAGTAGCCTCTGTTCCGCGCCGCTTTGCAGCACTTCCGCAGTGCGTCCGCATCCAATGTGAACCAGATGTTAGGATGCATTTTACTGAAGTGTTGTACAGTCTTATGTTAACTTATCCTCTGGTTTCACCCCCTTTCTTAAAGAAAGTGTTCATTTTTCTACTTAGTTTGAAGTAAAATCAGCGGAGAAACAGCTTCTAGAAATGCTGATTATTTGTCACCAAATGTGAggaaaagattgttttttttcatgcagaCAAACTTCTGCAACTTATGTTCTCGTAGCAAACTTTATCAATTGTTCTGCTTGTAGTACCggattgtaaataaatgtgctctatttatgattatatatatttgacaaaaattatatatatatatatatatatatatatatatatatatatatatatataccccCTTGATGGAAAGTCTCCATGAGTTTGTCTAAACTACATGTTAAGGTTTGCAAAAAAGTTGCAACGGGAACAAAAAGTAAAGTTCAAAACTTTGAGGCAATTTCCCCTGTAAGGTGAAGGAAGGCTGAGTTTGCATGTGGGACACGGAGGCGAGAATTCACTGGCGATCACGGATTTCCTTGATAAGGATCTATTAAAAGGAGGAAGCAGCAAAACCAGCACAGCTTTAGAGATTGCCATCAGAAAAATAAGgcatacaaaaaatatatttatatatatatatatacttttgaAATAATAGATTTGAACCACAGACAAGGCAAAAGTCAATTATATAATAACTTGTAAATTACAATCATAGTAGTAAAAATAATACACTTAGAagctgtaatttatttttttttgtttttttttgtaaattagtcTGATGCTTCCTCCTTTTGAACAcctccaaaaataaatcagacattTCATCTGATACTGTACCATAAAATAAGTCACGATTTCAAAAGAGAAATGCACAGACGGAAGAGTTTTAACTCCCaaataagtcacatttttaaactgaatgATGATTTCTTAAATCCTGCAGGCATATCATTTCAAAGAGACGGCAGGGGGGAAGGGTCAGTTCTAGATGAGAGGACTTCTGGCACAAGCCGCCATGTTTGCAGCGCGGCTGCAAAGCATTGAACCAAGACGAGTCACCACAGCTGATTAAGAACCACTTTAGGATCACAACAATAGAACCTTTGTAAAATCATATGGAACATGATCAGTATTCACAGGTTAATACAAGTCCACACAAGTACATTCCTCTGtatattttttgcaacatttacgATATTCTGCAGTTCAGTAGACAATGACCTCCtcagtttgttcattttgttgaTTAGTTGCAAACGAAGTTCCCGTGACAGAAGCGACGTGAGCGATATATGCAGTCTAAAGGCTACGCAGAAGTTCAGGAGAAACCAGAATCAAATACCGTaagaaattcaaacaaaacataGAAAATGGCTGCCATGGCATGCGAGGAGAGCAccacataaacatttttttttttttgtttcgtttcCTCAACACCTCCCCCCGTTGTCTGCCACACCCAAAAGAACAGGGTTCCAGCATTGGAGAAATGCAAAGCAAAGACTagacaccttaaaaaaaatatttaagaatccAAAAACAGAGATTCTCTGGCACGTCTGCAAAAATAGATAACGAAAAATTAAAATGGGTAAAAGTTGGGAAGAGTTTGACTCTTTAACACCTCCACATGGCAAAGTGGAAGGAGAGCAAAAGCAGCGCTCCCTAACCCTGGATGTCGgagcaaacagaaaacaaaaaccctgTCAGGACTTCAGTTGACGGAGGAATCCGCCTCAGCAGCTCCGCCTTTAATATCCCACAATCCTGCAAGACAGACATAATAGTAAATATTGAATGTGTCAATAAGAAACTGTTTGCTGAATTAAAATTCAAACCACAGTGTCAGGTGGTTGTTTGTGCAAAAAGTCACTATGAAACACTgataaataatttacaattggAATATAGTAAGTTTTGTAAGTATTACATGTACATTTTACACAAagtttgttcatgtttgttGTATGGCGTTCATACACTggtgttccctcatttattgcaGGTGTTACATAACCTGTAATAGATGAAATCTGTGAAGTACTGATGtgttaaggctgtaaaaccccttTTCTACACACTTGATTCAGTTATCAGGCAGgcgtgaacattttcacacttttctcttgtttaagcTCTCAAAGTTCAGCCCATAAAATATTTATGCAACTCCGGCtagctgaacacattctgtacaggagacacgcAAAGAAGCAGATTGATTAACAAGATCAGCAGCCAATTAGGACACAGAACACGATGCACtgttaaataaagaagaaaatctgtgaAACAGTGAACTGTGATATAGCGAGGGACTATTGTACAGATAATTAAGAGGCATAATTTACTAaagaaccaaaataaatatattgtaaattaaaattaactATCACAGAAAGACATTTCGACAAACACCGATCCACTCAGCTGGCAGGCGTGGCTCAGAAAAGTGACCTTAAGGTCATGTTTTGAGCCTCCTTCTGCACACCGACAAAGAGAATCCTTTATGATCTTCTTACCTGAGAGAGAACTGTTGGACTTCTGCTTGTGCAGCTTCTCTTTCTCCTTCTTCACTTTAGGTATGATCTTCAGCTTcatactgctgctgctgctgctgctcttacTGCTCCGCACAGATTCCTGAAATCCAGAGAGAGAAACTGTAAGTGTGTGCAAAGAAAGAATTTCAGAATAAGAGTCGCCCCGCTCTGCCGACCCACCTCTTCTGAGCACTGCATGAGCGGACAGATCCAGTGGATATCATCCAACTTGTGGAGCTCGGCGCTGAGGCTGTTCAGAGTGGAGCGCAGCTCCTCTTCATCTGGAGAATCCGTCTGTGGAAGCGAGAGATGTTTCAAATAGTGCTAAAGTAAACAAAGTTTACATGCAGCTCGagtaaataatgtatttgtgaagcaaacacaaacatgcaactttttgacatatttatgtcattttctttgttgGGTGAAGCAGAAGCAGGACAAAAGCAAGCCGGTTAATCTATTAGTGAATAGGTGCACTTTCATGCAAAGCTGTCTAGACGCCAAGAAGAAACAGATGCAGGAAGTGCAGGACAGCAGTGCAGACAATGAGAAGCTGCAGACTTGTACCAGTAGTTCTCCATCGAGGAGCATCCTGGTCTCAGCCTGAAGGACTTTACTGCTGTTGACTATTTCCACCGCAGTGCTGCGACTCAGGCACTAACACAAATAACGTTTCATTACATGTACAGTCATTAAGTATgaacaaattattaaattattgtaGCTTTCATCCTGTCGAGATCAGACATGAGGACacttttaaagctatttttttttttattttcatctgattttaatagttgataatctgtctgtttttgtttctctttgttcacaaactattttttcacTCCTCGACGTCTTACCTCAGGACTGGATATCTTGGCCTCTGTTAGCACCAGAGCGGTGGCGTTGACGGCGTGGGCCAGCTCCTGCTCCACCAGCTTGTGGGTTTTGGCTGCATCACGGAttcttcagtaataaaaaaaaaagagaatttgagGATGGCTTTGCCACAAGCGCACAACACAGAGATTATGTTTgctattttctttatacatttttgatccAACAAGAGAATTTCTTATTTGTCTCACTGTCAACAGAGTCCAAGTCCCACGTTTTTATTGCGAGGCGTTTCTGagaattttttgtctttgtttttgtcaaacaccTTTGTGTCTTATGAAGGATGCCTCCAGTATTGTCTGAGtaaaggttgttgtttgtgcaaACACAAGCCATGTTAGGATGTTTTCCTGAACTGAACAGgttttctttctgatttttttttttaaaacagcaactCTTGACCCAGCTTTTTTGTAGCCACATACTTTGAAtatattttggttatttttttcacagttttcacATATGACTTCTGAATAGCCTTTATTTTGACTTTGCATTAAAGAACGCAAatagtttttagtgtttttaacaaattcctgtagtatttttctgattacaaaggaaaaataatacgaaaattgagctcaaaattcaatttctgagtatttctttattcatttttttttgagaatcGGGATCGgatgaaaaatacagtttgaaaaatattgttttagtgATGTAAaatatcgccaataatttctagaattccaattttttcaaatctttcaatccactcaattcaatttgattaatttcaattttgagtttacacagtttacgcatttaaacacatttgtttaggaatacattaataatctactatatgttttgaatatatttatttaatgagattgttaatggTTTCTCAAATtgagaagctctaacaaaaaaaattcagatcattaacattgtaaacattgttctgcttctcctggagggtgtttcagtttggccactaggtggcgatcaagcgtgttgcactttttttcaagaagaataagcaaagaatgataAATAGtaactaaaaatatttccttaaaagaatttggaaaattcatgtctgtgagtttataaagatgttaatttagtcaaaaatgtatgtttaggttgaccaagtgttagcattagccatatgggaaattccattaaactttagcattaagctagcagactttcGCTTTATGACACTTTAAAAtgactactttttaaaaagttttttctaaaaatcatagctaaaagaccactggaaatgctttgaaaatggatcaagaTATGATCGGACTGGGACTTTAAGGTACACCTGAATGTTTCCGACCAACAACCTGACCAAGCCTCTGTTTTTATAAAAGGTGCTTCGGTTATTGTCATAAAATTTGATAATTTTGAAAACTTCCAAATGAAATGActtaaataaatgagtaaaGTCTGACGCACTTGTTGATGAGCGTGTCGGCGACGATGCCCAGCTGCTGCACCTGAGCACACTCTTCCTCAGTCAGGTACTCCATGGACTGCTGGGAGTTTAGGCGAGGCCTCGCCTCGCGGTAGCTGTCAATCTTTCTCTTGTCCTCCCACGACTTCAGCGTGCTCTCAAACGCCTGCGTGCACAGAGAGGCAGAGCATTCAGACGTTCTGTCACTTCCTTTCAACAACCAGAAAAGCAAAACGGATGAGGCTCcactaaagaaacaaaaaaacctaagcGGATCATAATTCCTTAAAAGGGAATCTCTGTAATCCGTACATTGA belongs to Oryzias melastigma strain HK-1 linkage group LG18, ASM292280v2, whole genome shotgun sequence and includes:
- the zgc:92429 gene encoding cysteine and histidine-rich domain-containing protein 1, which gives rise to MALLCYNKGCGQTFDPSNNKDDSCLFHPGVPIFHDALKGWSCCRKRTTDFSEFLSIKGCTRGRHSNVKPQEPLRPEVSTDKGESKNANCQEIIYQGPKSAEMLQKERPSSDEPMTKLPHKVSASLVQVLAKLDINKTSSSGTKESQTVMHGTRCKNAGCKTIYQGPETDLEVCTHHPGGPVFHEGYKYWSCCCIRTTDFNAFLDQKGCTTGKHRWVPKQDKKKVACRHDWHQTGNTVVITIYAKNALPEFCTIEANRTVLSCQIQFESDKIFKRNFHLWGVIDVKKSAVNLVPSKVEITLRKADQVSWGKLEDPNHKAEPEPVEEAVTEMPEPYNPDWDIADDDISDSDEEWAYDTQENRKAKSKEDQEETKTEETEQNLKRKQVEEEMKNAMREKLRAEEEKKRLEEQRKQEEEGYEDMPDLEDHDADVE